GTTTCCATTCGTGATTCAGTCAGAAGAAAGAATAGTGAAGGCCCATAGCGTGGTCATCGCGACAGGGGCAACCGCAAGACGATTAGGTCTACCTGCAGAGAAAGCGTTTTGGAGTCGGGGGATTTCTGCCTGCGCTATCTGCGATGGGGCAACACCTATTTTTAAGAATGAAGAACTCGCTGTGGTCGGGGGTGGGGATTCTGCTGCCGAAGAAGCCGTCTATCTGACGAAGTATGGCTCTCACGTACATCTACTGGTTCGCTCAGGGCATATGCGAGCTAGCAAGGCCATGCAGGACCGGGTGATCAGAAATTCTAAAGTCACCGTCCATTGGCAAACCGAGGTGATGGATGTTTTTGGCGATACACAGCTCCAGGGACTCAAAATCAAAAATTGTCAGACTTCTGAGGTTCAAGAATTGCAGGTGCGGGGGCTATTTTATGCCATCGGCCACCAGCCCAATACCCAACTCTTCACCCAGCAACTGGATTTAGATGGGACGGGGTACATCCTGACTCAGCCCGATTCAGTCAGCACTAATATTTCGGGTGTGTTTGCTGCTGGAGATGTCCAAGATCATGAGTTCAGACAAGCAATTACAGCAGCTGGAACGGGATGTATGGCGGCCTTATTGGCAGAACGCTGGTTGTCCTCCCAAGACTTGATCCAGGAATTTCACCAATCAGAAGCGTCTGAACCAACAGAAGATGGAAGCCATCCGCCAGAGTATAAGTTGTCTGCAGAGTTTGATCCCAACACCACT
The Acaryochloris marina S15 genome window above contains:
- the trxB gene encoding thioredoxin-disulfide reductase, whose amino-acid sequence is MSETIENLVVIGSGPAGYTAAIYAARANLKPFVFAGYQAGGLPGGQLMTTTEVENFPGFPDGITGPQLMDRMKLQALRWGSEIVTEDVTSVDFQQFPFVIQSEERIVKAHSVVIATGATARRLGLPAEKAFWSRGISACAICDGATPIFKNEELAVVGGGDSAAEEAVYLTKYGSHVHLLVRSGHMRASKAMQDRVIRNSKVTVHWQTEVMDVFGDTQLQGLKIKNCQTSEVQELQVRGLFYAIGHQPNTQLFTQQLDLDGTGYILTQPDSVSTNISGVFAAGDVQDHEFRQAITAAGTGCMAALLAERWLSSQDLIQEFHQSEASEPTEDGSHPPEYKLSAEFDPNTTRHQGAFALRKLFHESDRIIVVKYASPTCGPCHILQPILSRVIDEFEGQVHYVEIDIAEDPDIAESASITGTPTVQVFQDKSLLREFKGIKAKQEYRDTINGLLTATS